A single genomic interval of Lentimicrobium saccharophilum harbors:
- a CDS encoding phosphatidate cytidylyltransferase: MNNFIKRTITGTFFVIFIIGSVLLCPWVFASLFLLVSVGGMLEYFRVMARLDLYPARAASLLASILVYAGVVAVMTGLLSPDYLRAGFLIVPLLLIAELFRNTGKPFSNVAASLLGITWIVLPLALLNGFFNPEADRGWIHGGALLGFFLILWIYDSGAYIVGSMAGKRKMLERISPGKSWEGFAGGTVAGLLTAYMISASFLEFSSLEWMLVALVIIIFGTLGDLIESMLKRSAGIKDSGSLLPGHGGILDRFDAVLVAAPFVYLIISFLR, encoded by the coding sequence GTGAATAATTTTATAAAACGTACCATTACGGGTACTTTCTTCGTAATATTTATCATTGGATCAGTATTGCTGTGCCCGTGGGTATTTGCATCATTGTTTTTGCTTGTTTCGGTTGGTGGGATGCTTGAATATTTCAGGGTGATGGCCCGCCTTGATTTATACCCTGCAAGGGCAGCTTCACTGCTTGCTTCAATCCTGGTATATGCAGGTGTGGTAGCGGTCATGACAGGTTTGTTATCGCCGGATTACCTGAGGGCCGGATTTTTGATTGTTCCGTTACTGCTGATCGCTGAACTTTTCCGGAATACCGGCAAGCCTTTCAGCAACGTGGCCGCTTCGCTGCTGGGAATTACCTGGATTGTGCTTCCGCTGGCCTTGCTGAATGGATTCTTCAATCCTGAAGCTGATCGCGGATGGATACACGGAGGCGCCCTGCTCGGATTCTTTCTGATTCTATGGATCTATGATTCAGGAGCTTACATAGTAGGTTCTATGGCTGGCAAAAGGAAAATGCTTGAACGGATCAGCCCCGGGAAATCATGGGAAGGATTTGCCGGTGGAACGGTGGCCGGATTACTCACTGCATATATGATTTCTGCCTCCTTTCTTGAATTTTCTTCCCTTGAATGGATGCTGGTTGCACTTGTAATCATTATTTTTGGCACGCTGGGCGATCTGATTGAATCCATGCTGAAACGAAGTGCCGGGATTAAAGACTCAGGTTCCCTGCTGCCGGGCCACGGAGGAATACTTGACAGGTTTGATGCCGTTTTGGTTGCTGCTCCATTTGTATACCTGATTATTAGTTTTCTCAGGTAG
- a CDS encoding phosphatidylserine decarboxylase family protein gives MGIHKEGYLIILIAFIALGIISPVTGLIPMPLWLHYVVWGLLVLMFVWIVRFFRSPKRLVVPDESLVLSPADGKIVAIEEVAEPEFFQGKRRQISVFMSPNNVHVNWAPVSGSVCYMKYHPGKYLVAWHPKSSVENERTTIVIENARGTQVLVRQIAGAMARRIVCYAREGNNIRQGDEIGFIKFGSRVDVFLPLDAVVKVSLNQKVSGKLTVLAEM, from the coding sequence ATGGGAATACATAAAGAGGGATACCTGATTATTCTTATTGCATTTATTGCCCTTGGGATAATTTCGCCGGTTACCGGGTTGATTCCCATGCCTTTGTGGCTTCACTATGTTGTCTGGGGGCTGCTGGTCCTGATGTTTGTCTGGATAGTGCGGTTTTTCAGGTCCCCGAAAAGATTGGTCGTGCCTGATGAATCTCTGGTTCTCAGCCCGGCCGACGGTAAAATTGTTGCCATTGAGGAAGTCGCCGAACCGGAATTTTTTCAAGGGAAGAGAAGGCAGATTTCGGTGTTTATGTCACCGAACAATGTGCATGTAAACTGGGCTCCTGTTTCCGGTTCCGTGTGTTATATGAAATACCATCCAGGTAAATACCTTGTGGCATGGCATCCCAAATCATCCGTTGAAAATGAACGGACTACCATAGTAATTGAAAATGCACGTGGAACGCAGGTCCTGGTCAGACAGATTGCCGGTGCCATGGCGCGCCGGATCGTTTGCTATGCAAGGGAGGGCAATAATATCCGACAGGGTGATGAAATCGGATTTATAAAGTTTGGCTCCCGGGTGGATGTATTTCTTCCGTTGGATGCAGTTGTTAAAGTCAGCCTTAATCAAAAGGTAAGCGGAAAACTGACCGTTCTGGCAGAAATGTAG
- a CDS encoding YjjG family noncanonical pyrimidine nucleotidase, with the protein MKRKTYRHIFFDLDKTLWDFETNSVETFREIFSKYRLAEKGVDSFDRFLERYNYHNLMLWEFYRQGEIVKEVLNIRRFALTLHEFGIVDNLLSSNMANDYVTLSPTKTNLFPDTHAILEYLGDKYKLHIITNGFEEVQYKKLNNAGLMKYFTSVITSEDAGARKPEPRIFEYALQRSGAESEESLMIGDDEEVDILGALSVGMDQVLVDYNGEAQDSKATFRICKLSELFSLL; encoded by the coding sequence GTGAAAAGAAAAACCTACCGGCATATATTTTTCGACCTCGATAAAACCCTATGGGATTTCGAAACCAACAGTGTGGAGACATTCAGGGAAATATTCAGCAAATACAGGCTGGCGGAGAAGGGGGTGGATTCATTTGACCGGTTTCTTGAAAGGTATAATTACCATAACCTGATGTTGTGGGAGTTCTACCGGCAGGGAGAAATTGTAAAGGAAGTACTCAACATCCGCCGGTTTGCACTTACCCTTCACGAATTCGGGATCGTTGACAACCTGCTGAGCAGCAATATGGCCAACGACTATGTTACCCTCAGTCCGACCAAAACCAACCTCTTCCCTGATACACATGCAATTCTTGAATACCTGGGGGATAAATACAAACTTCACATCATCACCAACGGATTTGAAGAAGTACAGTATAAGAAGCTTAACAATGCCGGGTTAATGAAATATTTTACATCCGTGATTACCTCCGAGGACGCAGGAGCCAGGAAACCAGAGCCCCGGATTTTTGAATATGCATTGCAGCGGTCAGGTGCAGAATCTGAAGAGAGCCTGATGATCGGCGATGATGAAGAAGTTGATATACTTGGCGCCCTGTCGGTGGGAATGGACCAGGTACTGGTTGACTATAACGGAGAAGCTCAGGATTCAAAAGCGACATTCCGTATCTGCAAACTCAGCGAACTGTTCAGTCTGTTGTAA
- a CDS encoding SPFH domain-containing protein, whose amino-acid sequence MEPKEKFVRPMSGYLMLVVVLAMIALFIYNVVIYNEVVWLMIVSGAVLLVAFFLMPGFLVVNPNESSVLVLFGDYIGTVKHNGFFWVNPFYTKKKISLRARNLNSDPIKVNDKIGNPIMIGIVLVWKVQDTFNAAFEVDDYIHYVEIQSEAAIRKLAGHYPYDNFDDEQSEITLRAGGEEVNHVLEQELSERLERAGIDVIEARISYLAYSSEIAGAMLRRQQASAIIAARVKIVEGAVSMVEMALAQLSEKKLVDLDEEKKAAMVSNLMVVLCSDKDASPVINTGTLHQ is encoded by the coding sequence ATGGAACCTAAAGAAAAATTTGTCCGCCCCATGTCGGGTTATTTGATGCTGGTTGTTGTACTGGCAATGATTGCATTATTTATCTACAATGTGGTCATCTACAATGAGGTTGTATGGCTGATGATTGTTTCAGGCGCTGTACTTCTTGTCGCTTTTTTCCTGATGCCCGGCTTCCTGGTTGTCAATCCAAACGAGTCGAGTGTGCTGGTTTTGTTCGGTGATTATATCGGTACGGTGAAACACAACGGTTTTTTCTGGGTGAATCCGTTTTACACTAAAAAGAAAATTTCGCTCCGTGCACGAAACCTGAACAGCGATCCCATCAAGGTGAACGACAAGATCGGAAACCCGATCATGATCGGTATTGTGCTGGTATGGAAAGTGCAGGACACTTTCAATGCGGCTTTTGAAGTTGACGACTACATTCATTATGTAGAAATTCAGAGTGAGGCGGCCATCCGCAAACTGGCCGGGCATTATCCGTATGACAATTTCGACGATGAGCAGTCAGAGATTACGCTCAGGGCCGGTGGTGAGGAAGTCAACCATGTGCTCGAGCAGGAGCTTTCGGAAAGGCTGGAGCGCGCAGGTATAGATGTTATTGAAGCCAGGATCAGTTATCTGGCGTATTCTTCGGAGATTGCCGGCGCTATGCTGCGCCGCCAGCAAGCCTCTGCCATTATAGCAGCCCGCGTTAAGATTGTTGAAGGCGCTGTCAGTATGGTTGAAATGGCGCTGGCCCAGCTTTCGGAAAAGAAACTTGTTGATCTGGACGAAGAGAAGAAAGCAGCCATGGTGAGCAATCTGATGGTAGTGCTCTGTTCCGATAAGGATGCCAGCCCTGTAATTAATACAGGAACTTTACATCAGTAG
- a CDS encoding TIGR01212 family radical SAM protein (This family includes YhcC from E. coli K-12, an uncharacterized radical SAM protein.), with product MNIFPGNKRYNSYNEYFKRTFGSRVQKVSIDAGFTCPNRDGTAGSGGCTYCNNDAFNPSYCIPSKSITQQIEEGIAFHKVRYRRAMKYLAYFQTYSNTYAPLAHLKEIYEEALQHPDVAGLVIGTRTDCMDDEKLAYFSRLSDNYYVMIEYGLETTNEQTLMAINRGHTMAQAAAMIRKTADYGLKTGIHLIFGLPGETRQEMLDRAGIISALPLTTVKFHQLQIVKGTKMAMQFREQPGMFSLFSLEEYISFIVSFIERLNPSFVIERFTGEVPPRFLESQPWSNLRADQVAIMIEEELTKRDTWQGRYFRPQL from the coding sequence ATGAATATTTTTCCCGGCAATAAACGTTACAACAGTTACAACGAATACTTTAAGCGCACCTTCGGAAGCAGGGTGCAGAAAGTATCCATTGATGCCGGTTTCACCTGCCCCAACCGCGACGGTACCGCCGGTTCCGGAGGCTGTACCTATTGCAACAACGACGCCTTCAATCCTTCGTACTGCATCCCTTCTAAAAGCATAACCCAACAGATCGAAGAGGGCATCGCATTTCACAAAGTAAGGTACCGCAGGGCGATGAAGTACCTGGCTTATTTCCAGACGTACTCAAATACCTATGCCCCCCTTGCCCACCTGAAAGAGATTTATGAGGAAGCGCTGCAACATCCCGATGTGGCAGGCCTGGTGATCGGCACCCGCACCGATTGCATGGATGATGAAAAACTGGCCTATTTCAGCCGGCTTTCAGATAATTATTATGTGATGATTGAGTACGGACTGGAAACGACCAACGAGCAAACCCTTATGGCCATCAACCGTGGGCATACTATGGCCCAGGCTGCAGCTATGATCAGGAAAACGGCAGATTACGGACTCAAAACCGGCATCCACCTGATTTTCGGGCTGCCGGGCGAGACCAGGCAGGAGATGCTCGACAGGGCCGGTATCATCTCCGCGCTTCCGCTGACAACCGTAAAGTTTCATCAGCTTCAGATTGTAAAAGGCACGAAAATGGCCATGCAATTCCGGGAACAACCCGGAATGTTCTCCCTTTTCAGCCTGGAAGAATACATCAGCTTTATTGTATCGTTTATCGAACGGCTGAATCCATCTTTTGTAATTGAACGCTTTACCGGAGAAGTGCCGCCCCGCTTTCTGGAAAGCCAGCCCTGGAGCAACCTGCGTGCTGATCAGGTAGCAATAATGATTGAAGAAGAACTGACAAAACGGGATACCTGGCAGGGAAGGTATTTTCGGCCACAACTCTGA
- a CDS encoding peptide MFS transporter, with protein MLKEHPKGLLVAFFSNMGERFGFYTMMAILVLFLQAKYGLTESQAGEYYSWFYFGIYALALIGGILADATRKYKFVILMGIVIMFAGYVVMAIPGNPLAITLTGLFTIALGNGLFKGNLQAVVGQMYDNPAYSKVRDTAFMIFYMGINIGAFFAPFVATGIRNWFLRTQGFEHDGSLPAMCHAYTNGTLEDVSKFQELANSVSGSVVSDLGAFANDYINAFAKGYNYAFGIAAIAMVISLLVYIVFNKLLPSVEKVAKTDNDQGKAKTNIVSFLLAAGLMVTTSVIFYFVMDDVALGAAVGLFVGFVAMMFQISTKEERPRVTSLILVFFVVIFFWMSFHQNGLTLTFFARDYTVKEVGPFTNIFFKLESILAFIGAVAGVILLLFNKKNSNRLIGGAMTLVFGALTWYFISRSSASNPIAPEVFQSFNPLFIVSLTFPVMAVFTWLQKKNMEPSTPKKIGIGMIIAAIGFVVILVASVGLVSPHELQFVENGVTKYNPVPDSSRVVPYWLISSYLILTIAELFLSPMGLSFVSKVAPARFQGLMQGGWLLATAVGNKFLFVGSKFWGQLDLWQLWAIFIVCCILSAVFIFSIMKRLEAATK; from the coding sequence ATGTTAAAAGAACATCCTAAAGGGCTGCTGGTGGCGTTTTTCTCCAATATGGGGGAACGCTTCGGCTTTTACACCATGATGGCGATACTGGTATTGTTTCTGCAGGCCAAATATGGCTTGACAGAATCTCAGGCCGGCGAGTACTATTCATGGTTCTACTTCGGAATCTACGCCCTCGCACTGATCGGAGGAATCCTTGCTGATGCTACAAGAAAGTACAAATTTGTGATCCTGATGGGCATTGTGATCATGTTTGCCGGATATGTTGTTATGGCGATTCCCGGCAACCCTCTGGCCATCACACTCACCGGATTATTCACCATCGCGCTGGGTAACGGCCTTTTCAAAGGTAATCTCCAGGCTGTTGTTGGTCAGATGTACGATAACCCCGCTTATTCGAAGGTTCGCGATACGGCATTCATGATTTTCTACATGGGTATCAACATCGGCGCGTTCTTTGCGCCTTTTGTAGCAACCGGCATCCGCAACTGGTTTCTCAGAACCCAGGGATTCGAGCATGACGGCAGCCTTCCGGCAATGTGCCATGCCTACACCAATGGAACCCTTGAAGATGTCTCAAAATTTCAGGAGTTGGCCAACTCAGTTTCAGGCTCGGTAGTTTCTGATCTCGGGGCTTTTGCCAACGATTACATCAATGCTTTTGCCAAAGGATATAATTACGCCTTTGGTATTGCTGCCATAGCGATGGTTATTTCCCTGCTTGTTTACATTGTCTTCAACAAGCTGCTCCCCAGCGTTGAGAAAGTTGCCAAAACCGACAATGATCAGGGCAAAGCCAAAACGAACATTGTCAGTTTCCTGCTGGCCGCCGGATTAATGGTGACCACTTCCGTAATATTCTATTTTGTTATGGATGATGTTGCACTGGGTGCTGCCGTCGGTCTTTTCGTCGGCTTTGTGGCCATGATGTTCCAGATATCTACCAAAGAAGAACGTCCAAGGGTGACCTCACTGATCCTCGTATTTTTTGTTGTGATCTTCTTCTGGATGTCATTCCACCAAAACGGACTTACCCTTACTTTCTTCGCCCGCGATTATACCGTTAAAGAAGTCGGACCTTTTACCAATATCTTCTTTAAGCTCGAATCCATTCTTGCATTCATCGGTGCTGTTGCCGGTGTTATTTTATTACTCTTCAACAAGAAAAACAGCAACAGACTGATTGGCGGCGCCATGACCCTGGTTTTTGGCGCTTTGACCTGGTATTTTATCTCCAGAAGTTCTGCCAGCAATCCCATTGCCCCGGAAGTATTCCAGTCATTTAACCCGCTGTTTATCGTATCACTGACATTCCCGGTAATGGCAGTCTTTACCTGGCTTCAGAAGAAAAACATGGAACCCTCAACACCCAAGAAGATTGGTATCGGAATGATCATCGCTGCCATCGGATTCGTGGTTATCCTTGTTGCTTCTGTTGGTCTTGTTTCTCCTCACGAACTGCAGTTCGTTGAAAACGGGGTAACAAAATACAACCCGGTACCCGACTCCTCAAGGGTTGTACCTTACTGGCTGATCAGCAGTTACCTGATCCTGACCATTGCTGAATTATTCCTTAGCCCCATGGGTCTGTCGTTTGTTTCGAAAGTTGCACCGGCACGGTTCCAGGGTCTGATGCAGGGAGGATGGCTCCTCGCTACGGCAGTTGGTAACAAATTCCTTTTTGTAGGAAGTAAATTCTGGGGTCAGCTTGACCTGTGGCAACTCTGGGCAATTTTCATTGTCTGTTGTATCCTGTCGGCCGTATTTATTTTCTCGATTATGAAACGGCTTGAAGCTGCAACCAAATAA
- a CDS encoding helix-hairpin-helix domain-containing protein, translating to MKALIRPVFVQIFILLLSTHTLLGQEPVKPESVNTTQLEDKIEQLSGQTDTELDYSELVDELLQYIHQPVNVNQASERELRQLQLNDLQISNLTGYIQKFGELTSIYELNLIEGFDSVLVSSLAPFITFGLQPPGAKPTLSNLARYGRHQVLMRYQQVLEEQSGFAPVSDSALQLKPNSRYLGGPEKLYLRYGYSFYNKIRFGITMEKDPGEPFWPSTDSLKKGFDFYSAHFFYSGDKFLKYLAVGDYHLAFGQGLTMYSSLAFGKSAGAITTRRIAQQVRPNTGANENLFMRGAAATITPLKNTDLTVFYSDKKVDAGIGATDSLTAETLFISSLQETGYHRTPNELRGKNAIQQTVYGGNLQTRIKMFRLGATAYHTELGADLERREALYNKFDFSGKSLNNFGFDFAAILRSLTIFGEVSGSGNGGKAMLVGATATPDPHLAISAIYRNYGKDYQSFFSNAFAEGSRNANEKGLYLGMFAQLHRRWSLSAYADHFRFGWLRYRVDAPSRGSEYLAQLTYTPARYAEIHFRYRYQQKQINPSGGTGYTDYPEAETRENFRLHLSLKATRAITLKSRIETTQWTMPGFDRKKGYLVYQDFIYNEPEKPWLLNARFALFDTDTYNERLYAYESDVLYAFSIPAYYYKGSRFYLMGKYSFGRRLDLWIRYSLTYYANRTTIGSGLDQIDGNNKSDIKVQIRLRL from the coding sequence ATGAAAGCCCTGATCCGACCGGTCTTCGTGCAGATTTTCATCTTGCTTCTCTCAACCCACACGCTCCTTGGACAGGAGCCTGTTAAGCCGGAATCAGTCAACACCACTCAACTGGAAGATAAAATTGAACAACTATCAGGGCAAACAGACACTGAACTCGACTATTCGGAACTGGTTGATGAATTATTGCAATACATTCATCAGCCGGTAAACGTGAACCAGGCTTCAGAAAGGGAGCTCCGTCAACTCCAGCTTAACGACCTGCAGATAAGCAACCTTACCGGTTATATCCAGAAATTCGGAGAGCTGACAAGCATTTATGAATTAAATTTGATCGAAGGATTCGATTCCGTGCTTGTATCATCGCTTGCTCCGTTTATTACATTTGGGCTTCAACCGCCGGGGGCAAAACCTACCCTGTCAAACCTTGCAAGATATGGCCGTCACCAGGTACTGATGCGCTATCAGCAGGTGCTTGAAGAGCAATCGGGCTTCGCGCCAGTCTCCGACTCGGCTTTGCAATTGAAACCCAATTCTCGTTATCTCGGAGGCCCGGAAAAACTTTACCTGAGATATGGATACAGTTTTTACAACAAAATCAGGTTCGGCATTACCATGGAGAAAGATCCCGGAGAACCTTTCTGGCCTTCAACCGACAGCCTGAAAAAGGGATTTGACTTCTACTCGGCGCATTTTTTCTATTCAGGAGATAAATTTTTAAAATACCTGGCAGTCGGTGATTACCATCTCGCCTTCGGGCAGGGATTGACCATGTACAGCAGCCTGGCTTTCGGCAAATCAGCCGGGGCCATTACCACCCGCCGGATTGCGCAGCAGGTAAGGCCAAATACCGGAGCAAATGAAAACCTCTTTATGCGGGGGGCGGCAGCAACCATTACACCGCTGAAAAATACAGACTTAACTGTTTTTTACTCCGACAAGAAGGTAGATGCCGGGATCGGCGCCACCGACTCACTCACGGCAGAAACATTATTCATAAGCTCATTGCAGGAAACCGGCTACCATAGGACTCCGAATGAACTGAGGGGAAAAAACGCCATTCAGCAAACCGTTTACGGAGGAAACCTGCAAACCCGGATCAAAATGTTCCGCCTGGGGGCGACCGCATACCATACTGAATTGGGTGCGGATCTGGAAAGGCGAGAAGCTCTATATAATAAATTCGACTTCAGCGGTAAAAGCCTGAATAATTTTGGTTTTGATTTTGCCGCCATCCTGCGTTCACTTACCATTTTCGGCGAGGTTTCGGGAAGCGGTAACGGTGGGAAGGCAATGCTGGTCGGTGCGACTGCCACACCTGATCCGCACCTGGCCATTTCGGCGATCTACAGAAATTACGGCAAGGACTACCAGAGCTTTTTCAGCAACGCCTTCGCGGAAGGAAGCCGGAATGCAAATGAGAAAGGATTGTACCTGGGGATGTTTGCCCAACTGCACCGCAGGTGGAGCCTGTCGGCTTATGCCGATCACTTCCGTTTTGGCTGGCTGCGTTACCGGGTTGACGCCCCTTCGCGTGGCAGCGAATACCTCGCCCAGCTCACCTATACCCCCGCCCGTTACGCCGAAATCCACTTCAGGTACCGCTATCAGCAAAAGCAGATCAATCCGTCGGGGGGTACCGGATACACGGATTATCCCGAGGCTGAAACACGGGAGAATTTCCGGCTGCACCTCAGCCTGAAAGCTACCCGGGCCATCACCCTCAAAAGCCGGATTGAAACCACACAATGGACTATGCCCGGCTTCGATAGAAAAAAAGGATATCTGGTCTATCAGGACTTTATATACAACGAACCTGAGAAACCCTGGCTGCTAAATGCGCGTTTTGCACTTTTTGATACCGATACTTACAACGAACGCCTCTATGCCTACGAAAGCGATGTGCTGTATGCATTCTCCATCCCCGCCTATTATTACAAAGGAAGCCGCTTCTACCTGATGGGCAAATACAGTTTCGGCCGCAGGCTCGACCTGTGGATCAGATATTCACTTACCTATTATGCCAATAGAACTACCATAGGTTCCGGATTGGACCAGATCGATGGAAACAACAAATCTGATATCAAGGTCCAGATCCGTTTGCGGTTATAG
- a CDS encoding PorV/PorQ family protein — translation MKFRFIIILSGLLLMQGAELIAGGENRPAGSRSAALGTASVALNDIWSAFNNQAGLARLSDASAAVYYENRFLLKELGYKAGAFALPVKAGTIGLSFGHFGYSAYNESKIGLAFAKAFGKHIAFGLQLDYNMARLAESYGNRNFITFEAGVLANITPQLAIGAHIYNPVSAKLSEYNDERAPVIFRLGAAYEITPKFLLTAETEKDINHEANFKAGIEYKLIPMLHLRGGISTNPASNAFGVGIFAGDFVIDISTSYHYVLGFSPQASIAYKF, via the coding sequence ATGAAATTCAGATTCATCATTATTTTATCGGGTTTACTGCTGATGCAGGGGGCTGAACTGATCGCCGGCGGAGAAAACAGGCCGGCCGGAAGCAGGTCTGCAGCCCTGGGGACCGCATCTGTGGCTTTGAATGATATCTGGTCAGCGTTCAACAATCAGGCGGGGCTTGCGCGGCTCAGCGATGCTTCAGCAGCTGTTTACTATGAGAACCGGTTTCTGCTGAAAGAGCTTGGTTATAAAGCCGGCGCTTTCGCCCTTCCCGTTAAGGCGGGAACCATCGGGTTAAGTTTCGGACATTTCGGTTATTCAGCCTACAATGAAAGTAAAATCGGCCTCGCTTTCGCGAAAGCATTTGGAAAACACATAGCCTTCGGACTTCAGCTGGACTACAATATGGCGCGCCTGGCAGAAAGCTACGGCAACCGGAACTTCATCACCTTCGAAGCCGGTGTGCTGGCGAACATCACCCCGCAGCTGGCCATTGGCGCACATATTTACAATCCCGTTAGTGCAAAACTCTCTGAGTATAATGATGAAAGGGCGCCCGTGATTTTCAGGCTGGGTGCCGCCTATGAAATTACACCCAAATTTCTGCTAACGGCAGAAACAGAAAAAGACATTAACCACGAAGCCAATTTCAAAGCCGGAATTGAGTATAAGCTTATTCCCATGCTGCATCTCAGGGGAGGTATCTCAACCAACCCTGCTTCCAATGCTTTCGGGGTAGGCATTTTTGCCGGTGACTTCGTTATTGATATCAGCACCTCCTACCATTATGTGCTCGGGTTTTCTCCCCAGGCATCCATAGCCTATAAGTTCTGA